A window of the Limanda limanda chromosome 8, fLimLim1.1, whole genome shotgun sequence genome harbors these coding sequences:
- the LOC133009560 gene encoding calcitonin gene-related peptide-like produces the protein MVMLKISAFLVAYALVICQMYCSQAAPARPGLESISDRVTLTDYEARRLLNAIVKEFVQMTAEELEQQATEGNSSVTAQKRACNTATCVTHRLADFLSRSGGMGNSNFVPTNVGAKAFGRRRRSVQM, from the exons ATGGTTATGTTGAAGATCTCTGCTTTCCTTGTTGCCTACGCCCTGGTCATTTGCCAGATGTACTGCTCACAAGCCGCCCCTGCCAG ACCGGGTTTAGAGTCCATATCAGACCGTGTCACGCTCACGGACTACGAGGCGCGAAGGTTACTCAACGCCATCGTGAAGGAGTTTGTGCAGATGACAgcggaggagctggagcagcaggcGACTGAAGGAAACAG CAGCGTTACAGCACAGAAGCGAGCCTGCAACACAGCGACCTGCGTGACTCATCGCCTGGCCGACTTCCTCAGCAGGTCGGGAGGAATGGGCAACAGCAACTTCGTCCCCACCAACGTCGGCGCCAAGGCCTTCGGCAGGCGGAGGAGAAGCGTCCAGATGTAA